The window tttaaaaaaattattttttaaattatttatttttaaaaatttttaaacattttttattttttttacattttaaaatatatttttatattttttctcttttttccatattttttcttaccggagggtatttttgataaaaaaaaattcgttaaccccagaatcaagaaaaatcttagtTTTTTCCTATTCCGAATACATAAATCAAACaagatttttattgataaccttgAATAGATaaccaaaattatcaaaaataacctCGAATCAAACGCACCCTAACATCTTGCCTACTCTCCAGTGTTACTCGCAAAAAGCAAATGCCTCGCATTCAATAAATTTCTTGTTAGttggatttattattattatttattaaatagGAGGCTTTAAAACATGGCAAGCACCGGTGCCATGTAATCACAACATTGAATATAAAATAATCCtgtaacaaaattaaatttcttcTAGAAATATCATTACAGAAATTTAAAGTTTAATCTTGGACTGATTTTTTTCTAAACTAATTAATTATTGATAATAATTGACTATGGCTTAGCAAGCATTAAAGAAACCAAAAAACAGATAATTCTTTATATAACATTTATTACTTCAATGGCAGCCCCTCACTCCACCTCACTCACTACTAGTATTTATTTATTCATATAAAGGCAAAGACTCGATCAAGAGTCGCGGTCAGCCTCGCCGGCCGAGGCATCCGCCGCTGCCGCCTTCCTTCCGGTGTCACCTGAGGTTTTTCGCTTGTCGGACTTGGCGTCGCTAGCAAAGCCCAGCACATCAAGGTTCATCTGCAGCACGCTGCGTCGCATCACCTTGTCGgcctccgcctcctcctcctccttcttcttcttcttcttgtcataCTCCGCCCACACCGACAGCTTCCTGAAGCGATCACCAACCAGGCAACATTAAAGCCTCCGACAACAAATCGCACTACTTTATATAATCGTGTTTTCTCTGCTGAAAAATCGATATGGGGGGAAATCGCGTAGGTTAACGAACAGAAGTTTGAGCAGTAAAGCCAGAGGATAGGCAAAGACAGCTCCATGGGCTACCGGTGTGACAACGTCAATCGAGGATTATAAGAAATCGAACCTACATTTCTCCCAAACATCCCTATTTTTGATGCGTGGAAGTGGGCACATCTACTCGTCGTCGGCTAGCGAAAAGATGGAAGAGACAAACTCTACTTGTCATCGGCTAGCGAAAAAATAGACAAACCTGGAAGAGACCAGCGCCGCCGGCGAGCCGATCCGGATCAGGAATCGTTGCCCGTAGACGCCGTCGAGCAGCATTCGCACCTTGGAAACGGCCGCCATACCGCTGCAAAGAAGGTGCGAGATCTACAGAAGAAGgagaagtagaagaagaaagGGCAGAGGACGGAATTTATAGGCCTTCGGTCGAACGGCTTCGATTGATGGCTCGCTCGCTCCTGCATCATTGCAGCATCAGAGAATATTCCGCGAGGATACTGCCGATAATTTTCCCCTTTTCCAAGCAAGCTTCAACGGCAGATCGATTGACGGCTCAGACGGAACGGCTTCGATCGACGGCTCTACTTTCGTGATTAAAGAGTTGATGAGAATTTCGTATTAGGAAGGAAATCGCATTTTTTAATTCTATTTTCTCCTTTAGCAAGCATTGGAAGGAAATAATAGAAGGAAATACAAAAATGAAGAACAAATTAAATGCAGATAATTTACAATTTACAATCTCTATGAGCTGTTGCAAAAATTCCTCTGGTGAAAATTATTATACATCCAGAACTGCCCAAAACTTATCATGGTTTCCACTAGAGTTACGTGGGGAAAAAGAATTGCTAACCTTACAAAAATATCTTAATTGTTATTACTATAACACACTTCAATATTTTGAAGCTTCatcatcatcttcctcctcatggCATCATCTTCAGTCTTCCATCTGAAGGGAAGATTCGCCATCATACTGTACTTGAGTTGGAAAATGTTAGGAAGATTCAAGCAACCAATCATTCAAGGTGATATAATTAAGCTAAGATGGCATCATGATAATTTTCTCTAGTGAGCAAGATAAATTAGTTCCATATCAAAACTTCATCCAACCATAAAATCATAGAAACTGGAGGTAGAATGTTCCATATCAAAAGTCCCTTGGCTAAATTAGTTCAAGCAGGAGCATGCAATAGATAAATAACCTTTTGAGAAGAGAAGTGGAAGTAGAGAGTTACTCAATATGTAAATAATATGATAGAATCATATTCTCAATTTTCTGGCCTTTAAAGTAAACTACGTGAATGCCCAAGCATTGTGtggtaaggaaaaaaaaaacagaaggaaaaacaaacaatttaaaaaatattttatggacTATTCATAAAAGGTGGGTTCTGCATGGGAAAAGATATACTGATCTGGGTACATACCCGTTCCTCCTTCGGTACTTTTATGTTGGATAAGAGCctgcataaaatatataaagaaaTGACAGTTAAGGTCCTCATATCAGTTATAAAAGAGTTGAGGATGCAAAAGGAATTTGAGCATACCTCATGGCGTTGGATTGCTACTGCATGTTTTAATGTTTTTGCCTTTGTTAAAAGATTTCTAGGGTGCAAGCTAATAGGTCGCTTATAATTCTTCCCACGATAGTAAACAAGTGAAAAACCTTTGGGGATGGGCTCAATTGCAACTAAAATACCACCACTCTTGTATTCCAGGTGTCTTGCTGTGTCCTCAACAAAAGCTAAGGTTTTCTGCTTAGAGATTAACTTAACAAGTTCTCTATGTTTCCAATGCAAGTGCATATTCTCAATTACACCATCAAAAACACCACGGATTCCTGAGTTTGAAGCAGACAAATAATCGGTCTATAAGTTGCAAGCAATGGTTCTGCAAAAACAACCAAAAGACAGAAACTGACCAAGTGGCAAGTATGTCTTCATTCGCAATCCGATTCTGCGAAATATGGATCTTTCTTCATCAGTGATTGTTTCCTTATCATGACATGGATTGACAGGAACCGTGGATGCTTCAATGTTAGCAAGCAATTTCTCAGCTCTTGCTTTCTTTGTTTGAGCCTGTCAGTAGGGCAATAAAAATTATCTATTAAAAATAGGGAATCCCTTGAAAAGGGGAAAAAAGAATCACACAAAACACAGCAAAAAaccagatttctttagagcaggtATATACCATATATAACATTCCAAAAATATACAGATTTTACAGTTAAATAGATCATCCTGGATATTTCATATGTGTGTTCATCTACTTTCAGTACACTAAGGAGCACTGTATTTCTATAACATTTAGTATTAGTTTTTCATTCTTAATGCAACCATCAAGAACACTCTGAAACAACCAAAACAATATAACTAAAAGCCTACAAGTTTAGAATGTACAACCTTAAGAGTTCCTTGAAACCTGGCTAACTATAAGAAACAAAGCTCTAGAATTTTGTAgagatttattataataaagtAATTTGTTATTAAATTCAAGATACATGACACTTGAAATTTCACAAAAACAGATGCATAGAGTACCAAAGAAGAAGCAAGCTTACAATGGATATTTTATGTTTAACCCTTTTAAAAAGCTTGGTTGTTTTATATCTTGAAGCTTTTTCTTCCATTGCATTGCGCTCTTCCGTGGATATATGTCTTCCCCACCGTGCTTGAGCCTTGAGAAACTCAGCCAAAGTACCAACAGGTGCATGCCCCTCATGTGCATTTACACAAGGTTTTCGAACCATGTTTTCTCTCAATTGTTCCCCTGTGTCTTGGATTTCCTTTGTCAGTTCCTCTCTTTCAGACAAAGCAGTGGCCACAGAAGTTGGAATGAAATCCTTTCCACGATAAATAACAATGTAATACTTGTTTCGAAGAAGTACGGTTCCTCCAGTCAAAGCCTAGAAAGTAAAGCAACCATTTAAATTTATAAGTCATAGTGTTCCAAATGTCAATCTGTAGTCTGTACCATCATAAA is drawn from Zingiber officinale cultivar Zhangliang chromosome 1B, Zo_v1.1, whole genome shotgun sequence and contains these coding sequences:
- the LOC122045621 gene encoding uncharacterized protein LOC122045621; protein product: MAAVSKVRMLLDGVYGQRFLIRIGSPAALVSSRKLSVWAEYDKKKKKKEEEEAEADKVMRRSVLQMNLDVLGFASDAKSDKRKTSGDTGRKAAAADASAGEADRDS